The proteins below come from a single Aquarana catesbeiana isolate 2022-GZ linkage group LG12, ASM4218655v1, whole genome shotgun sequence genomic window:
- the LOC141113843 gene encoding uncharacterized protein has product MQINGSDEDEHGHYLKSLKSEKKLGNSGVTWRNYRERPPARLPTREHLTNYAKSSLKVDKQKKPTMGLASVNASASGLVRIIDTADRPADAYAEDTYARSGTYATGGTNKPMERIPKAGAYAMTGVGRAGAEFSVFEAEAKGPNAFAGAEASVTGVGAMARAELGSVSAGVGPFTAKLGLGVDSGVSAGVDGLELKVLGTGFSLGPKTSISVLGSEVECVIQ; this is encoded by the exons ATGCAAATAAATGGTTCAGATGAAGATGAG CATGGCCACTACCTCAAGTCATTGAAGAGTGAGAAGAAGCTTGGAAATTCTGGAGTTACATGGAGGAATTATAGAGAAAGACCACCTGCCAGATTACCTACAAGAGAACATCTTACAAACTATGCAAAATCATCATTGAAGGTGGACAAGCAGAAGAAACCAACAATGGGATTAGCATCTGTTAATGCATCAGCATCAGGTCTTGTTAGAATAATTGACACCGCTGACAGACCAGCTGATGCGTATGCTGAAGACACATACGCTCGATCAGGAACATACGCCACGGGAGGGACAAATAAACCCATGGAGAGGATCCCAAAGGCCGGAGCTTATGCTATGACTGGAGTTGGCAGAGCGGGGGCAGAGTTCAGTGTTTTTGAGGCTGAAGCTAAAGGGCCAAATGCCTTCGCTGGAGCTGAAGCCAGTGTAACAGGAGTAGGTGCCATGGCCAGGGCAGAACTTGGAAGTGTCTCTGCCGGTGTCGGGCCGTTTACAGCTAAGCTTGGCCTCGGTGTGGACTCTGGGGTGTCAGCTGGAGTTGATGGTCTTGAGCTAAAAGTCTTAGGCACCGGGTTCAGCTTAGGGCCAAAAACCAGCATTTCTGTCCTGGGCAGTGAGGTGGAGTGTGTGATCCAATAA